Proteins encoded by one window of Pelecanus crispus isolate bPelCri1 chromosome 8, bPelCri1.pri, whole genome shotgun sequence:
- the DEF8 gene encoding differentially expressed in FDCP 8 homolog produces MAYDERLARFRQAHLNPFNKTPEQPERPDGGAPAPARRPDPSPGDPEGALDLGLAEDHFSRPVGLILAPDVQQLRQAIEECKRAILALPEHSERQKDAVVRLIHLRLKLQELKDPGEDEPNIRVVLEHRFYKEKSKSVKQTCDKCSTIIWGLIQTWYTCTGCYYRCHSKCLPLVSKPCVRAKVSHQAEYQLSICPESGLDSQDYRCAECRAPVSLRGVPSEARQCDYTGLYYCSSCHWNDLAVVPARAIHNWDFEPRKVSRCSMRYLALMVSRPVLKLREINPLLFNYVEELVEIRKLRQDILLMKPYFITCKEAMEARLLLQLQDRQHFVENDEMYSLQDLIDIEAGRLSCSLTEIHTLFAKHIKLDCERCQAKGFVCELCKEGDVLFPFDSHTSVCTDCSAVFHRDCYYDNSTTCPKCARLSLRKRSLFQSSGTEAEP; encoded by the exons ATGGCGTACGACGAGCGGCTGGCCCGCTTCCGCCAAGCCCACCTCAACCCCTTCAACAAGACCCCCGAGCAGCCGGAGCGCCCCGACGGGGGGGCCCCTGCCCCAG CCCGCCGGCCGGATCCGTCCCCGGGGGACCCCGAGGGTGCCCTGGACCTGGGCCTGGCTGAGGACCACTTCTCCCGCCCCGtg GGCCTGATCCTGGCGCCGGACGTGCAGCAGCTGCGCCAGGCCATCGAGGAGTGCAAGCGGGCGATCCTGGCGCTGCCCGAGCACTCGGAGCGGCAGAAGGACGCGGTGGTGCGGCTCATCCACCTCCGCCTCaagctgcaggagctgaag GACCCTGGCGAGGACGAGCCCAACATCCGGGTGGTCCTGGAGCATCGCTTCTACAAGGAGAAGAGCAAGAGCGTCAAGCAGACGTGCGACAAGTGCAGCACCATCATCTGGGGCCTCATCCAGACCTGGTATACCTGCACAG gctgctaCTACCGGTGCCACAGCAAGTGCCTGCCGCTGGTGAGCAAGCCCTGCGTGCGGGCCAAGGTCAGCCATCAGGCCGAGTACCAGCTCAGCATCTGCCCCGAGAGCGGCCTGGACAGCCAGGACTACCGCTGCGCCGAGTGCCGGGCCCCCGTCTCCCTCC GGGGGGTGCCCAGCGAGGCCCGGCAGTGCGACTACACCGGCCTCTACtactgcagcagctgccactgGAACGACCTGGCCGTCGTGCCCGCCCGCGCCATCCACAACTGGGACTTCGAGCCCCGCAAG GTGTCGCGCTGCAGCATGCGGTACCTGGCGCTGATGGTGTCGCGGCCCGTGCTGAAGCTGCGGGAGATCAACCCCCTGCTCTTCAACTACGTGGAGGAGCTGGTGGAGATCCGG AAGCTGCGCCAGGACATCCTGCTGATGAAGCCCTACTTCATCACCTGCAAGGAGGCGATGGAGGcgcggctgctgctgcag CTGCAGGACCGGCAGCACTTTGTGGAGAACGACGAGATGTACTCGCTGCAGGACCTGATCGACATCGAGGCCGGGCGCCTGAGCTGCTCCCTGACCGAAATCCACACGCTCTTCGCCAAGCACATCAAGCTGGACTGCGAG cgctgccaggcAAAAGGCTTCGTCTGCGAGCTCTGCAAGGAGGGCGACGTGCTCTTCCCCTTCGACAGCCACACCTCCGTCTGCACCGACTGCTCCGCCGTCTTCCACAG GGACTGCTACTACGACAACTCCACCACCTGCCCCAAGTGCGCCCGGCTCAGCCTGCGCAAGCGGTCGCTCTTCCAAAGCTCCGGCACCGAGGCGGAACCCTAA
- the DBNDD1 gene encoding dysbindin domain-containing protein 1, giving the protein MQAEARGDFCGRDQCPELGKEVLAPERPAGTPTHGPAQEPPGAPAEEQGSIPIPSAGLLQVAERRQPLSSVSSLEVHFDLLDLTELTDMSDQELAEVFADSDEENAAGESPSGLQPVPRAGYLRSPSWTRAREQGREKKHLSDPELPPAPPDAFLPAERPREP; this is encoded by the exons ATGCAGGCGGAGGCCAGAGGGGATTTCTGCGGCAGGGACCAGTGCCCCG AGCTCGGCAAGGAGGTGCTGGCCCCGGAGCGCCCGgcggggacccccacccacgGGCCGGCCCAGGagccccccggagcccccgcggaggagcagggcagcatccccatccccagcgCCGGCCTGCTGCAGGTCGCTGAGCGCAGAC AGCCCCTCAGCAGCGTCTCCTCGCTGGAGGTGCACTTCGACCTGCTGGACCTGACCGAGCTGACCGACATGTCGGACCAGGAGCTGGCCGAAGTCTTCGCCGACTCCGATGAGGAGAACGCGGCCGGAGAATCGCCCAGCG GGCTGCAGCCGGTGCCACGGGCCGGCTACCTGCGCTCGCCCTCCTGGACCCGAGCGCGGGAGCAGGGCCGGGAGAAGAAGCACCTCAGTGACCCGGAGCTGCCACCGGCACCGCCGGACGCCTTCCTGCCCGCCGAGCGGCCACGGGAGCCCTGa